The DNA window CGAGCCATCGACCACCAACCCCCGACCACCAACTACCGAACGGGTTCCCGGCTCGTTCCCTTCCTCGTAGCCCCGAGGGCTCCCGCCGCCTATACATCTATATATACGCGCAGGAACCGCCACCCTCGCCGCCCCGTAGCGCGCCCGGTATCCACCGCACTGGCCGCTGGACGCCACTGGCAACTGCCCACTGGCCACTGCCCACTGCCCACTGCCCACTGGCCACTGGCCAAGATTCTTTCGAGAACGCGAAAAAACGCCGTCTGATCCGACAGGGCCGGAGGCTGTCCGGCTTGGCCGGATGATGACCTTCCGGTAGCTGTGAGTTCACCGATCCAGGCCGTTCCTGGCCACGCCCGAGGAGTTCGACCGCCTGGGCCTGCCCGGAGCCCCTGCTGGGGCATGGTTAGCGCCTCGCGCGAGCGCCCTGCTGACGGACTCGGACAGAACGGACGATTCCACGCCGGCTCCCGCGCGCTACGTTGTCGGCCATGGCGAACGGTTGCCCTGCGCCGCTGGTGCTGTTACGGTGACATGACGTGAACGCCAGGTATCGGAGGGATCCGCTCCTGTTGGTCAACACAGTGTTACGCATCTGGAATGGGATTGGCCATGAATGAACGTGCTGATGAACGTGCTGTGCTACACTCCGTGCTCGGCATGAGCCCTGCCACCGTGGTAAGGTTCTCGGTATGTTCCGGGTCAACCACCCAGAGGGGAGTAGCCGGTGATTGGCGCAGGTAGCGCTAGTTCGGGTGCATCCGCGAGGGTTTCGCAGCTGCGAATTGTGCGGCCCCGGACCGGCAGGCTTGCCATAGGTGGAAAAGAAAGGAGGGGCCGATGCCCCGATTGAGAGGGCATGCGCGCCCGTTACAAGCAAAGGAGGGGCCGATGGCCCAGCTAGTGAAGAAGCGGCGCTCGCGTTGGGCAATGCTTGTCGTGACCGCCATGGTCGCTTCGCTCTTCGCGATCGGGAGCCCGGCCACGGCCGCGGAGATCAAGACCGGCGACGAGAACCAAGCGTCGCCGAGCTACGAGACCGACATGACTGCGTGCCTTGGTGAAGCTGAGAATGACGCCGGTTTCGTTGACGTTTCCGAGAATCACACCTTCTACGGCGCCATCAACTGTCTGGCCCACTACGGCATCACCATGGGCATGGGGGATGGCACGTACGCGCACGAACAGAACGTGAGCAGCTTCGAGATGAAGCTGTTCATGAGCAGGGCGGCGAGTCTGGTTGGGGCTGATGCCGACGACGTCGTCGGTGATGTGATGATGTCGGATCCGGTCACCCGGGCCGAGATGGCAGTGCTCATCGCCAACCTACTGGTCGGATCGGCTCACAACGATGTGGAGATCGGTTCTGACGGGTTGATCTCGATCGACGACGAGCTGGCCAGCACCTTCGACCACTTCGCCGATGCTCGCTCCTCGCAGCCTCGCTCTACGGATGCGGCTATCAGCGCTCTATATGAGTTGGGTGTTGTGGACGGCACGGGCGACAGCACGACGTTCTCGCCCAGCGACAACGTGACCCGTGGTGAGATGGCTGCGTTCATCACCCGGGCGTTGGCTCACACCAACGCACGTCCGGCCGGTCTGACCGCTCAGGCCGACGGAGCGACGATCGTGGTGTCGGTGCGTGACGACATGCACAATCCGGAGGTCAACGTTCTGGTCGACGCGTTCTGGATCAAGAGCGAGCGGGCCGACAGGGCCATCGATGATGACGGCGAGTGCCGCGGCATCGTTAATGCTGTCGATGACGAATCGGACGAGTGCGAGATCGACGACGCCTCCACTGGCACCAACAGTGATGGCCAGGCCCGCATCTACGGGCTGGCCTCCGACCTGGACGAGGAAGTCACCGTCTGGGTGTGGCAGGGCGAAGACGGCGACGAGGTCAACGCCGACACCGAGCTGTTCCCCCTCACCGTCGGACCGCTCACGCCACCGGTTGAGCACAATGCGATCAAGGTGACGGAGATGTCCCCGAGGGTTCCTCTGGTCAAGTTCGGACAGTCGTATGCGCTGTCCGCCCAGCTTCAGGGAACTTCCGGAGGCGAAACCGTCGACGCTGTCTCCGAGAAGGGTGGCACCACCTATGTCCTGGTGAAGGAGACCTACCAAGGCAGAGTCGGTCTGGACGCGACGACGCAGATGCCTCTGTTCGACAGTACGACCAATCGTCCCGAGGTGACGTCTGGCGGCGATGATCTGGCGCTGGTGAGTCGGACCACGGAGACGCTGAAGTTCAGCGACAAGGGTCTTGCCACCTTCAGCGTGTCTGCCGACGATCCCGACACCTCGTCCAGTTCACGTGACGACTATCGGACCTTCGTTTGGCGCATCACGGATAACGCCAACGAGGGCGCCAAGGGCACCAAGGTCACTACCGAGGTCAGGGACGCGATCGTGTTCGCTGAAGAGAGCAGCGCGGTGACGACCCTGCGGGTGTCGCCCACCAACTCCTACGTTGAGCGGCCTAGCTCCGGATCGGAGGGCAACTCGGTGACGGTTACGGTGCTGGACCAGTACCAGCGGCCGATGAACAACATCCCTGTCACGCTCGACAGGGTGACTGTCGGCGCGGCTGCGCTCACACGGGTGTCTGGCAATGCGAATGACGACTTCCTGCAGCGGCCACGTCACACGGATTCGACCGGATCCGTGCGGGTCAGCTACAAGAAGTCTGGTGATCCCGAGATCCAGAACCTGGTAGCGGTCCACGACCCGGATACCGGCTACTGCGATGTCGACCATGAAGATCACTCCAATCGAGGAGACGGGCCTGACGAGACATCCGACAACGAGGATGACTGCATCATCAGTGCCGAAGCCACGTCTGACGACATCGTGACACCGTTCGGTTCGCAGGCCACCGTCCACTGGTACGTCCGGGGCACCGTGGCTGCATCTGCAGCCAAGGATGTCTTGGACGGCAGTTCTGCCGACGGTGAAGTTGTCGTGGGCGGCGCCGATGCCGATGCTGGCGGCACTCCTGCCGAGGTCCCGACCGGGCAGCCGGTCCTGTTGACCTTCGATGACAACGACATCTTCCGGGTCGGCCGGGACGGCGACGATGCGAACGACACCGTCGACGATGCTGAGCTCCGCTACGTCACCCTGGCTGACTTCGAGGAGGCTCTCGACGCGGTCCTCGATCCGGACGGCGACGAAGGTGGAACTCTGCAGTGGTCGGGCTACGACGCCGAGGACAGCGACGAGCGGACGCTGTTCATACTGCGGATCACGGATGACGCCTAACAGATAGGAAGGAACGGAGCCGGGCAACCCGAGTCTCGGCTTCGCCCCTCCAAACCTGATTTCATCATCAACCAACGGAGAGGCCCCGGCCAAGTGCCGGGGCCTCTCAGCGTCTGCGCACCGGCTTCACATTGTTGCGGACACGGCGTCAGCTAGGCTGGTTTCGAGCGTTGCGTGGAGGGTTGCGGTTTCTTGGGAGGGTATGGGGGAGACCCAGTGCCTCAGCTGGTGAGCAGGCGGCGTTCGGGCAGGTCGATCCTTGCCGTGGGCGCGCTGGTGGCCTCGCTTGTCGCGCTTGGGGCGCGCTCGGCCGGAGCGGTCGAGGCCGTGGCCGACCATGCGACCCCGGTGACCGCATGCGTCGGTGACGCCACTGCGGACCGGATGTTCGATGACGTGTCGGCGGGACACTTCTTCCGGGATGCCATCAACTGCCTGGCCTACTACAGCGTGACCATCGGCTACGGCGACGGCACCTTCGGGCCCAGCCGGAATGTGTCCCGGTTCGAGATGGTGCTTATCATGGAACGATCGGCCCGCATCGCGGCGGCAGACCCCACCGACGTCGTGGCCGACTTCGCCACCACGGGGTCCGACCCCGTGAACCGGGCCGACATGGCGTTGCTTATCGCCCGGCTGCTCACCTCGGCGACCGACCAGGACTCCCGTGTGAACGTAGTGCTGGAATCCGACGGCACCTTCACCGTCGGGGGGACCGAGCCCGACGACGCGTTCATCGACTCGCGCCGGAGTCAACCCCGCACCAAGGACAGCGCAGCCGGCGCGCTGTTCGAGCTCGGTGTGGCGCAAGGCACCGGGGGCGGCAACTTCTCACCGGAAGCGCCTGTGACCCGCGGGGAGATGGCCGCCTTCATCACCCGCGCCCTGGCCCACACCACGGCCCGTCCCGAGGGTGTGACGATCCAGCAGTACCTGCCCGGCGAGGTGACCGTGTCGGTCCGCAACGAGGTCTTCGCTCCGATCGTCAACGCAACTATCGACGCCTTCTCGACCGCCTCACCGGATGCCCACCGGGCCTTCCGTAGCGACGGATCGTGCAGTTCCCTCGTGACCGACGAGTCAGGCAGCACATCCTGCGTGATCGATGTTCTCGACCCGGTGACAGGACCCGACGGAGACTTTACCATCGGCCTTGGTCCCACCGACGAGCAGGCGGTGACCGTCTGGGCCTGGACAGGAGCACTCGGCGACGTTATCCGCAGCGGGGACGGCCGGCTCGTCAGCATTGAGGTGAGCACTCAGGGCGTGGAGGCGACCGGCGCCAAGGTCAGCAACAGCCTGCCTGAGAATGCGACCCATGCCCGCTTCGGCACCACCGTCACCGTCACCGTCCAGCTGGTCGGTGGGAA is part of the bacterium genome and encodes:
- a CDS encoding S-layer homology domain-containing protein, yielding MAQLVKKRRSRWAMLVVTAMVASLFAIGSPATAAEIKTGDENQASPSYETDMTACLGEAENDAGFVDVSENHTFYGAINCLAHYGITMGMGDGTYAHEQNVSSFEMKLFMSRAASLVGADADDVVGDVMMSDPVTRAEMAVLIANLLVGSAHNDVEIGSDGLISIDDELASTFDHFADARSSQPRSTDAAISALYELGVVDGTGDSTTFSPSDNVTRGEMAAFITRALAHTNARPAGLTAQADGATIVVSVRDDMHNPEVNVLVDAFWIKSERADRAIDDDGECRGIVNAVDDESDECEIDDASTGTNSDGQARIYGLASDLDEEVTVWVWQGEDGDEVNADTELFPLTVGPLTPPVEHNAIKVTEMSPRVPLVKFGQSYALSAQLQGTSGGETVDAVSEKGGTTYVLVKETYQGRVGLDATTQMPLFDSTTNRPEVTSGGDDLALVSRTTETLKFSDKGLATFSVSADDPDTSSSSRDDYRTFVWRITDNANEGAKGTKVTTEVRDAIVFAEESSAVTTLRVSPTNSYVERPSSGSEGNSVTVTVLDQYQRPMNNIPVTLDRVTVGAAALTRVSGNANDDFLQRPRHTDSTGSVRVSYKKSGDPEIQNLVAVHDPDTGYCDVDHEDHSNRGDGPDETSDNEDDCIISAEATSDDIVTPFGSQATVHWYVRGTVAASAAKDVLDGSSADGEVVVGGADADAGGTPAEVPTGQPVLLTFDDNDIFRVGRDGDDANDTVDDAELRYVTLADFEEALDAVLDPDGDEGGTLQWSGYDAEDSDERTLFILRITDDA
- a CDS encoding S-layer homology domain-containing protein, which produces MPQLVSRRRSGRSILAVGALVASLVALGARSAGAVEAVADHATPVTACVGDATADRMFDDVSAGHFFRDAINCLAYYSVTIGYGDGTFGPSRNVSRFEMVLIMERSARIAAADPTDVVADFATTGSDPVNRADMALLIARLLTSATDQDSRVNVVLESDGTFTVGGTEPDDAFIDSRRSQPRTKDSAAGALFELGVAQGTGGGNFSPEAPVTRGEMAAFITRALAHTTARPEGVTIQQYLPGEVTVSVRNEVFAPIVNATIDAFSTASPDAHRAFRSDGSCSSLVTDESGSTSCVIDVLDPVTGPDGDFTIGLGPTDEQAVTVWAWTGALGDVIRSGDGRLVSIEVSTQGVEATGAKVSNSLPENATHARFGTTVTVTVQLVGGNGLRAVPPEDGASYTIRRDAFRSIDAPATPSSGLWQRSTEVVAVDDTGKIEFILDGDDPEPNDTGDTIPDETLWRYTVTPVGDSPPLDEPVEYVEVVFTDADPAATTIDLATQVKYLRAARSSSRPVNNVVIATVTDQYGQPFRGARVQLASTSTDFLFSGPVTTGSSGAARIGYQHSGTGGSTETLTASLEGVTGVTGTVDFLWADDPPIGFEVTTSGGTYEVLAADPQRNEVVVDLGVGFGTPTVVVYDGNDRFRLEGRVVSLSLFESVLANEVDDEASILLLGWASRDPDNQADRTDWFLVT